From Granulicella sp. WH15, the proteins below share one genomic window:
- the thrS gene encoding threonine--tRNA ligase produces MTAEQGVSTIRVQLPDGSIREVPQGTTPFDIATAISPRLAATVVVARIKPLAGLDINQSEGGADDTPEDTEESEGSMYGAGDPAAEKLVDLTTPLTEDVALWLLKEQDEDSLKVVRHSAAHVMATAILELFPETKLGHGPATDNGFFYDVYREVPFTEEDLAAIEARMAEVVARDEKFVREEETREQGIADYLEQGEFMKVHFIERFTQPGEQISLYKNGGFTDFCRGPHVPSTSRVKAFKVTSVAGAYWLGDEKNQQLQRIYGTAFFNDKDLKAHFARLEEIKARDHRVLGKQLDLFSIQEVAGAGLIFWHPKGGLIRKTMEDWMRDECIRRGYQMVYTPHIMRRELWKISGHEGFYAENMYPPMELDDAEYRLKPMNCPGHILIYKNTPKSYRDLPQRYAELGNVYRYERSGTMHGLLRVRGFTQDDAHIFCTPGQIEDEVVACIEFAQGVLTTFGFAEFKVELSTWDPSKPEDYTGSPEHWNQAINSLRTALDRKGIPFRTIPGEAAFYGPKIDIKLVDVLGRMWQLSTVQFDFNLPARFELSYKGEDGELHQPVMVHRALFGSVERFFGVLIEHYAGAFPFWLAPVQVGLVPISEKHLEYARLVKQQLEAAGIRVELDERNEKMNAKIREFGVSKVPFILILGDKEAATESVSVRTRGKGDEGSITTAAFLERCRSLLQNKGTEL; encoded by the coding sequence GTGACAGCAGAGCAAGGCGTATCGACAATCCGGGTCCAGCTACCCGACGGCTCCATTCGCGAAGTCCCCCAGGGCACCACCCCATTCGACATCGCCACGGCGATCTCGCCCCGACTGGCGGCGACCGTGGTCGTTGCCCGCATCAAGCCGCTGGCCGGGCTGGATATCAACCAGTCCGAGGGCGGCGCGGACGATACGCCCGAAGACACCGAGGAGTCGGAAGGCTCCATGTACGGCGCGGGCGATCCCGCCGCAGAGAAGCTCGTCGACCTGACGACGCCGCTGACCGAGGACGTCGCGCTCTGGCTGCTCAAGGAGCAGGATGAGGACTCGCTGAAGGTGGTGCGGCACTCCGCCGCGCACGTCATGGCGACGGCCATCCTGGAGCTCTTCCCCGAGACCAAGCTGGGCCACGGTCCCGCCACCGACAACGGCTTCTTCTACGACGTCTACCGCGAGGTGCCGTTTACCGAGGAGGATCTCGCCGCCATCGAGGCGCGCATGGCCGAGGTCGTCGCGCGCGATGAGAAGTTCGTCCGCGAGGAGGAGACGCGCGAGCAAGGTATCGCCGACTACCTGGAGCAGGGCGAGTTCATGAAGGTCCACTTCATCGAGCGCTTCACCCAGCCCGGAGAGCAGATTTCCCTTTATAAGAACGGCGGCTTCACCGACTTCTGCCGCGGTCCGCACGTTCCCTCCACGAGCCGGGTCAAGGCGTTCAAGGTTACCTCGGTGGCCGGGGCGTACTGGCTGGGCGACGAAAAGAACCAGCAGCTCCAGCGCATCTATGGCACGGCGTTCTTCAACGACAAGGACCTGAAGGCGCACTTCGCGCGGCTGGAGGAGATCAAGGCGCGCGACCACCGCGTTCTGGGCAAGCAGCTCGACCTGTTCTCCATCCAAGAGGTCGCGGGCGCGGGCCTTATCTTCTGGCACCCCAAAGGCGGTCTGATCCGCAAGACGATGGAGGACTGGATGCGCGACGAGTGCATCCGGCGCGGCTACCAGATGGTCTACACACCGCACATCATGCGGCGCGAGCTATGGAAGATCTCCGGGCACGAGGGCTTCTACGCGGAGAACATGTACCCGCCCATGGAGCTGGACGACGCCGAGTACCGGCTGAAGCCGATGAACTGTCCCGGCCACATCCTTATCTACAAGAACACGCCCAAGAGCTACCGCGACCTGCCGCAGCGGTACGCGGAGCTGGGCAACGTCTACCGGTACGAGCGGTCGGGCACCATGCACGGGTTGCTGCGCGTGCGCGGCTTTACGCAGGACGACGCGCACATCTTCTGCACGCCCGGACAGATCGAGGACGAGGTCGTAGCCTGCATCGAGTTCGCGCAGGGCGTCCTGACCACCTTCGGCTTCGCCGAGTTCAAGGTAGAGCTTTCGACCTGGGACCCAAGCAAGCCCGAGGACTACACCGGCTCGCCCGAGCACTGGAACCAGGCGATCAACTCGCTCCGTACCGCGCTCGACCGCAAGGGGATTCCCTTCCGCACTATCCCCGGCGAGGCCGCGTTCTACGGGCCGAAGATCGATATCAAGCTGGTCGACGTGTTGGGCCGCATGTGGCAGCTCTCGACGGTTCAGTTCGACTTCAACCTGCCTGCCCGCTTCGAGCTTTCGTACAAGGGCGAGGACGGCGAGCTGCACCAGCCGGTCATGGTCCACCGCGCGCTCTTCGGCTCGGTGGAGCGGTTCTTCGGCGTCCTCATCGAGCACTACGCCGGAGCGTTTCCCTTCTGGCTGGCCCCAGTGCAGGTGGGGTTGGTGCCCATCTCAGAGAAGCACCTGGAGTATGCGCGGCTGGTCAAGCAGCAGCTTGAGGCCGCCGGCATCCGCGTGGAGCTGGATGAGCGCAACGAGAAGATGAACGCCAAGATCCGCGAATTCGGCGTGAGCAAGGTGCCGTTCATCCTGATCCTCGGCGATAAGGAGGCGGCGACCGAGTCGGTCAGCGTCCGCACCCGGGGCAAGGGCGATGAGGGCAGCATCACGACGGCGGCCTTCCTCGAACGCTGCCGGAGCCTGCTCCAGAACAAGGGCACTGAGCTGTAA
- a CDS encoding R3H domain-containing nucleic acid-binding protein yields the protein MIRQSGLGLEFQVEIERRCDCGCGEDGLLVVFEGPDTDLLLANRSELLTALEHVTAAMLRLPASRRRVLSFDVGSLRAEREQRLYCEAAVAMNLVESTGRMYSFAPMVRRDRHILIHQLEDHGLHAESVGVGWHRHVVVYPSTGLAYGGVGSSPPAESSSGLSSGTSPSLGLT from the coding sequence GTGATCCGTCAGTCGGGTCTGGGCCTGGAGTTCCAGGTGGAGATTGAACGCCGGTGTGATTGCGGCTGCGGCGAGGATGGCCTGCTGGTGGTGTTTGAGGGGCCGGATACCGACCTGCTGCTGGCCAACCGCAGCGAACTGCTGACTGCGCTGGAGCATGTGACCGCAGCAATGCTTCGGTTGCCTGCGTCTCGTCGGCGGGTGCTGAGTTTCGACGTTGGGAGTCTGCGGGCGGAGCGGGAACAGCGGCTCTACTGCGAGGCGGCGGTTGCAATGAACCTAGTGGAGAGCACGGGGCGAATGTACTCTTTTGCCCCGATGGTCCGCCGGGACCGTCACATCCTGATCCATCAGCTTGAAGATCATGGCCTCCATGCGGAGTCGGTGGGAGTGGGCTGGCATCGCCACGTTGTGGTCTATCCCTCGACGGGGTTGGCCTACGGCGGGGTGGGGAGTTCGCCACCTGCGGAGTCGTCTTCAGGGTTAAGTTCGGGTACGTCCCCGAGTCTGGGGCTTACCTAG
- the yidC gene encoding membrane protein insertase YidC: MAEFKNPNQQGNTQSNSSLLVVMLVMVLVFSGLQFWRAKHNPQTVSPSAASQSQPNAAATPLPAAVAGASQAPVIQGTAETTTTVENELYKITFSNRGAQVTSWILKRYKTSDGRPLDLVHDQASTAYGYPLSLYTYDPGVTASLTNALYVPSATGNLTAPSTLTFKFQNGEFQVTKIFSFDESYVLHADTQVLRNGAPFRALLSWPGGFGDQENAMAYIGAQLDSSANGHEEHLAPKKIVGGNTLNGPFDWAGVSDMYFAAIFLPDNPESATVATLHNELDVVKAARHNGVGHGVPAKKDAGKSLVVPIIGSAVGDLSGHTQTRVFVGPKAVDVLKNIHAANPQVTLQPLLDFGFFGIIGKYLFLALRAIHEHVTPSWGWSIVILTVLINLLILPLRIKTMQSGLKMQRIQPQMDAIKAKYKNLKVTDPKRNEMNAEIMQLQKDNGVNMFGGCIPTLIQMPLLFAFFGMLPKVVELRQAHWYWLPDLSAADPYHILPIIMVVSQFLVQFYTPSPGVDPQQQRMMAFMMPAFSGYMTWNYSSGLALYWSVGNLIGIAQQAVMNRTSIGREMREIAAKRARRKAGVGTGGAKPGATKTIQGKTVKR, translated from the coding sequence AGCCGAACGCGGCGGCAACCCCGTTACCGGCCGCCGTCGCTGGGGCCTCACAGGCCCCGGTCATCCAGGGTACGGCTGAGACCACGACCACTGTCGAGAACGAGTTGTACAAGATCACCTTCTCGAACCGCGGCGCGCAGGTCACCAGCTGGATTCTGAAGCGGTACAAGACCAGCGACGGTCGCCCGCTGGACCTGGTGCACGACCAGGCCTCGACGGCCTACGGCTACCCGCTCTCGCTCTATACCTATGACCCCGGCGTCACGGCCAGCCTGACGAATGCGCTCTACGTGCCCTCGGCCACCGGCAACCTGACCGCGCCGAGCACGCTTACGTTCAAGTTCCAGAACGGCGAGTTCCAGGTCACCAAGATCTTCAGCTTCGACGAGAGCTACGTGCTGCACGCCGATACGCAGGTGCTGCGCAACGGCGCGCCCTTCCGCGCACTGCTCTCCTGGCCCGGCGGCTTCGGCGACCAGGAGAACGCGATGGCCTACATCGGCGCGCAGCTCGATTCGAGCGCCAATGGCCACGAGGAGCACCTGGCTCCCAAGAAGATCGTCGGCGGCAACACGCTGAATGGGCCGTTCGACTGGGCGGGCGTCAGCGATATGTACTTCGCGGCCATCTTCCTGCCCGACAATCCGGAGTCCGCGACTGTGGCCACCTTGCACAACGAGCTGGACGTGGTGAAGGCGGCGCGGCATAACGGCGTAGGCCACGGAGTTCCGGCCAAGAAGGACGCGGGCAAGAGTCTGGTGGTGCCGATCATCGGATCGGCGGTCGGCGATCTTTCCGGCCACACGCAGACGCGGGTCTTCGTCGGCCCCAAGGCCGTAGACGTGCTGAAGAACATCCATGCGGCCAACCCGCAGGTGACCCTGCAGCCGCTGCTCGACTTCGGATTCTTCGGGATTATCGGCAAGTACCTCTTCCTGGCATTGCGGGCCATCCACGAGCACGTCACCCCTAGCTGGGGTTGGTCTATTGTCATCCTGACCGTGCTCATCAACCTGCTGATCCTGCCGCTGCGCATCAAGACCATGCAGTCCGGCCTGAAGATGCAGCGGATTCAGCCGCAGATGGACGCCATCAAGGCCAAGTACAAGAACCTGAAGGTGACCGATCCCAAGCGTAATGAGATGAACGCCGAGATCATGCAGCTCCAGAAGGACAATGGAGTCAACATGTTCGGCGGCTGCATCCCGACGCTGATCCAGATGCCCCTGCTGTTTGCCTTCTTCGGCATGTTGCCCAAGGTGGTGGAGCTGCGGCAGGCGCATTGGTACTGGCTGCCGGACCTCTCGGCTGCCGACCCGTACCATATCCTGCCGATCATCATGGTGGTCTCGCAGTTCCTGGTGCAGTTCTATACGCCTTCTCCGGGCGTAGACCCGCAGCAGCAGCGGATGATGGCGTTCATGATGCCCGCATTTTCGGGCTATATGACGTGGAACTACTCGTCGGGACTGGCGCTGTACTGGTCGGTGGGTAACCTCATCGGCATCGCGCAGCAGGCAGTGATGAACCGTACCTCCATCGGTCGGGAGATGCGTGAGATTGCGGCCAAGCGGGCGCGGCGCAAGGCCGGGGTCGGAACGGGCGGGGCGAAACCGGGCGCGACGAAGACGATCCAGGGCAAGACCGTCAAGCGCTGA